From Kaistella polysaccharea:
CCCTTTTGGGGTTTTCATTCGTTTCTTGCCATTTCGCTGTCGGTTTATTTTAAAATGAATAAAATGCTGACTTTCATGTCTTCACAAATTACTTTTCCGCCGCTTATTCCCTTAATTATATTTGTGTCTATGCTTGTAGGTGCACCGTTTGTGGGAAATAGTGTGCCTTTGCAAGATCAAACATTTGATTTAGATTTTATAAAAAATAATCTCACACAATATATTATTGGCAGTTTTATTTTAGCCATTAGCGGTTCAGTAGTAGCTGGTTTGCTCTCTTACTTTTTTCTTCAAAAATTTAAACCGCAAGAAAAAAATATTTAAAGGATCTTGACACTTATATTATTAAGTCAGTTTGCCAATTATATTTAATGGTGAAGCTTTTTCTGCGACACTTTATCAGAAATTTCATTTCATACATATTTAGTCCTCAACACTATCGGAAATTTCAGCGAAAATCCTTATATTCGCAAACTTAATAAATGAGCACAAAACTCCTTGAACAGACTGAAAATGAAGAAGTTTACCGAATATAAAAATCTCGATTTAACAGCCGTTGCCGAGAACATTACCCAGTTTTGGGAAAAAAATCAGACTTTTAAAAAATCCGTCGATATTCGCGAAGGTCAACCAGAATATGTTTTTTATGAAGGTCCACCTTCTGCGAACGGAATGCCCGGAATTCACCACGTGATGGCAAGAGCGCTGAAAGATATTTTCTGTCGCTACCAAACCCAAAACGGAAAACAGGTTTTCCGAAAAGCAGGTTGGGATACGCATGGTCTGCCAATTGAATTGGGCGTTGAGAAAGAATTAGGAATTACCAAAGAAGATATCGGAAAAACAATTTCCGTAGAAGATTACAACCAAGCTTGTCGAAACGCAGTAATGCGCTACACTGATGTTTGGAATGATCTGACGGAAAAAATTGGATATTGGGTTGATTTAGAAGATCCATATATCACGTACGAACCGAAATATATGGAAACCGTGTGGTGGCTTTTGAAGCAACTTTACGATAAAGATTTAATGTACAAAGGTTATACAATCCAACCCTATTCTCCAGCAGCAGGAACTGGTTTATCTTCTCACGAATTGAATCAGCCAGGAACATATCGTGATGTTTCGGATACGACTGTAGTTGCGCAATTTAAATTGAAACGCGCCCCTGAAAACGCGAGCGAAACCTGGAAAAAATTATCGGCGATCGCTTATCCGGAATCAAACATAGACACTTCCGAAATCGCTGGAGCATCTTGTGGTGGCGCACTACATTGGGAAGAGTTTGATGCTGCGAAACCAAAAGCAAATGTTTATTTCCTTGCCTGGACAACAACTCCATGGACTTTACCTTCAAACACCGCTTTAGCAGTTGGACGTGATATTGAATATGTTTTGGTGAAAACCTTTAACCAATATACTTTTGAACCGATTCACGTTATTTTAGCTAAAGTACTTTTAGAGAAGAATTTCGGTAAAAAATACTTTGAAGGAACAGACGAAGATTTTAACAATTACAGTTCAGAAAATAAAACAATTCCTTATCAAATTTTAGAAGAATTTACCGGTGCAGATTTAGCAGGAGAAAATGAAAATACACTACAAAAGAGAGACGAATTAATAAAATTTTCGGAATTTGTTAATGAAGATTTAGGACTGGAAGGTTCACCACGATTTTCTAAAAAGAACAATGCAATTGAGTATGAACAATTGATTCCATGGCATTCACCTGCAGAAAATGCAGACAAAGCATTCCGCGTAATTATAGGAGATTTTGTAACTACTGAAGATGGAACAGGAATCGTACATATTGCGCCAACTTTTGGTGCAGACGACTCGCGCGTTGCCAAAGAAAATGACATTCCGCCAATGTTGATCAAAGATGAGAACGATAATCTCGTTCCTTTGGTTGACTTGCAAGGCCGTTTTCTAAAAGGTGGAAATACTCCGCAATTATTTGCAGAGAAATTCATTAAAAATGAATATTACGATAACGGAAATGCGCCTGAAAAATCTTGGGATGTAGAATTGGCAATTCTTTTAAAGACTGAAAACAAAGCCTTTAAAGTAGAAAAATACGTTCACAGTTATCCGCATTGTTGGAGAACTGACAAACCTGTTTTATATTATCCATTGGATTCTTGGTTTGTTAAAATGACTGCGGTAAAAGATCGTTTGGTTGCCTTGAACGAAACCATCAACTGGAAACCAAAATCAACCGGTGAAGGGCGTTTTGCCAACTGGTTGGTTAATGTAAATGACTGGAATCTTTCTCGTTCAAGATATTGGGGAATTCCTTTGCCGATCTGGCGTACAGATCCTTCGACAGGCTCAGGACCACAAGAAGAAATAATTATCGGATCGGTAGAAGAATTAATGACTGAAATCCAGAAATCGATGGATACTGGATTTATGACTGAAAATCCTTTTGCGGCGTTCGAGATTGGAAATATGTCGAAAGAAAATTATGCGAACATTGATTTGCATAAAAATATTGTTGATGAAATCATCTTGGTTTCAGCCTCAGGAAAACCAATGAAACGCGAATCTGATTTGATAGATGTTTGGTTTGATTCAGGCTCAATGCCTTACGCACAATTGCATTATCCTTTTGAAAATAAGGAAATGATTGATTCGAATAAAGCTTTCCCGGCAGATTTCATCGCTGAAGGAGTTGATCAAACAAGAGGTTGGTTTTATACTTTACACGCAATCGCAACAGCAGTTTTCGATTCTGTAGCGTACAAAAATGTAATGTCGAATGGTTTGGTTCTGGACAAAAACGGCCAGAAAATGTCGAAACGTTTAGGAAACGCCGTTGATCCATTTACGACTTTAGAAAAATACGGTCCCGATGCAACGCGTTGGTATATGATTTCAAATGCGAATCCATGGGAAAATTTAAAATTTGACTTAGAAGGAATTGATGAGGTTCGTCGTAAATTCTTTGGAACCCTTTATAACACGTATTCTTTCTTTGCTTTATATGCAAATGTTGACGGATTTACGTACGCTGAAAAAGACGTTGAAAACCGTCCGGAAATTGACCGATGGATTTTATCTGAACTGAATTTATTGGTAAAAGACGTTACTTCTTTCTACGAAGATTACGAACCAACGAAAGTTGCCAGAGCTATTAATAATTTTGTTAATGACAACTTAAGCAACTGGTACGTAAGACTTTGCCGTAGAAGATTCTGGAAAGGCGATTATTCTGAAGACAAAATTTCTGCTTACCAAACTTTATATACCTGCTTAGAAACGGTAGCGAAAATTGCAGCGCCAATTG
This genomic window contains:
- a CDS encoding DUF2062 domain-containing protein — its product is MKKFIQNTIQSQKIFYRYFRRKGLKRFLKENVMESDGSNEIKAKSVALGIFIGLSPFWGFHSFLAISLSVYFKMNKMLTFMSSQITFPPLIPLIIFVSMLVGAPFVGNSVPLQDQTFDLDFIKNNLTQYIIGSFILAISGSVVAGLLSYFFLQKFKPQEKNI
- the ileS gene encoding isoleucine--tRNA ligase encodes the protein MKKFTEYKNLDLTAVAENITQFWEKNQTFKKSVDIREGQPEYVFYEGPPSANGMPGIHHVMARALKDIFCRYQTQNGKQVFRKAGWDTHGLPIELGVEKELGITKEDIGKTISVEDYNQACRNAVMRYTDVWNDLTEKIGYWVDLEDPYITYEPKYMETVWWLLKQLYDKDLMYKGYTIQPYSPAAGTGLSSHELNQPGTYRDVSDTTVVAQFKLKRAPENASETWKKLSAIAYPESNIDTSEIAGASCGGALHWEEFDAAKPKANVYFLAWTTTPWTLPSNTALAVGRDIEYVLVKTFNQYTFEPIHVILAKVLLEKNFGKKYFEGTDEDFNNYSSENKTIPYQILEEFTGADLAGENENTLQKRDELIKFSEFVNEDLGLEGSPRFSKKNNAIEYEQLIPWHSPAENADKAFRVIIGDFVTTEDGTGIVHIAPTFGADDSRVAKENDIPPMLIKDENDNLVPLVDLQGRFLKGGNTPQLFAEKFIKNEYYDNGNAPEKSWDVELAILLKTENKAFKVEKYVHSYPHCWRTDKPVLYYPLDSWFVKMTAVKDRLVALNETINWKPKSTGEGRFANWLVNVNDWNLSRSRYWGIPLPIWRTDPSTGSGPQEEIIIGSVEELMTEIQKSMDTGFMTENPFAAFEIGNMSKENYANIDLHKNIVDEIILVSASGKPMKRESDLIDVWFDSGSMPYAQLHYPFENKEMIDSNKAFPADFIAEGVDQTRGWFYTLHAIATAVFDSVAYKNVMSNGLVLDKNGQKMSKRLGNAVDPFTTLEKYGPDATRWYMISNANPWENLKFDLEGIDEVRRKFFGTLYNTYSFFALYANVDGFTYAEKDVENRPEIDRWILSELNLLVKDVTSFYEDYEPTKVARAINNFVNDNLSNWYVRLCRRRFWKGDYSEDKISAYQTLYTCLETVAKIAAPIAPFFMDQLYQDLNKITGKNAAESIHLTDFPKAQEKLIDQDLVEKTHLAQQITSMVFSLRKKENIKVRQPLQKVMIPVLDKKTEAQILAVSDLVKQEVNVKELQLINADEAADLIIKQIKPNFKTLGARLGKDMKTVAGEITNFTAEQISTLEKEGKMEIQGYEISLDDVEIFTKDIPGWTVTSEGKLTVALDLTLTDELKAEGVAREFINRIQNLRKEKDFDLTDRISIRLDEECPFTKEIINNKSYISSEVLSDRIEIVNSLSNFDEIEIDDLAFKVEVQKI